The following proteins are encoded in a genomic region of Ovis canadensis isolate MfBH-ARS-UI-01 breed Bighorn chromosome 16, ARS-UI_OviCan_v2, whole genome shotgun sequence:
- the MOCS2 gene encoding molybdopterin synthase catalytic subunit isoform X1 has protein sequence MICSECQVEVLYFAKSAEIAGIRSETISVPQEIKALQLWNEIEARHPGKDMNEVEEKSNDIIKFTSEKLSVDEVSQLVISPLCGAISLFVGTTRNNFEGKKVISLEYEAYLPMAENEIRKICSDIRQKWPVRHIAVFHRLGLVPVTEASVIIAVSSAHRAASLEAVSYAIDALKARVPIWKKEIYEESSSSWKRNKECFWATSV, from the exons ATGATTTGCTCCGAGTGCCAG gtgGAAGTGTTGTATTTTGCAAAAAGCGCTGAAATAGCAGGAATTCGCTCTGAAACCATTTCTGTGCCGCAAGAAATAAAAGCATTGCAGCTGTGGAATGAGATAGAAGCACGCCATCCAGG AAAAGATATGAATGAAGTTGAAGAGAAATCTAACGATATAATAAAATTCACATCTGAGAAACTTTCAGTAGATGAAGTCTCACAGCTGGTGATTTCTCCACTCTGTGGCGCAATATCCCTATTTGTAG ggactACAAGGAATAATTTCGAAGGGAAAAAAGTCATTAGCTTAGAGTATGAAGCATATCTAccaatggcagaaaatgagataAGAAAAATTTGTAGTGACATTAGACAGAAGTGGCCAGTCAGACACATAGCAGTGTTTCATCGACTTGG CTTGGTTCCAGTGACAGAAGCAAGCGTTATCATTGCTGTGTCCTCAGCCCACAGGGCTGCATCCCTTGAAGCTGTGAGCTATGCCATTGATGCTTTAAAAGCCAGGGTGCCCATATGGAAAAAG GAAATCTATGAAGAATCATCATCATcttggaaaagaaacaaagaatgctTTTGGGCAACCAGTGTTTAA
- the MOCS2 gene encoding molybdopterin synthase catalytic subunit isoform X2: MVPRCQVEVLYFAKSAEIAGIRSETISVPQEIKALQLWNEIEARHPGKDMNEVEEKSNDIIKFTSEKLSVDEVSQLVISPLCGAISLFVGTTRNNFEGKKVISLEYEAYLPMAENEIRKICSDIRQKWPVRHIAVFHRLGLVPVTEASVIIAVSSAHRAASLEAVSYAIDALKARVPIWKKEIYEESSSSWKRNKECFWATSV, translated from the exons ATGGTCCCCCGGTGCCAG gtgGAAGTGTTGTATTTTGCAAAAAGCGCTGAAATAGCAGGAATTCGCTCTGAAACCATTTCTGTGCCGCAAGAAATAAAAGCATTGCAGCTGTGGAATGAGATAGAAGCACGCCATCCAGG AAAAGATATGAATGAAGTTGAAGAGAAATCTAACGATATAATAAAATTCACATCTGAGAAACTTTCAGTAGATGAAGTCTCACAGCTGGTGATTTCTCCACTCTGTGGCGCAATATCCCTATTTGTAG ggactACAAGGAATAATTTCGAAGGGAAAAAAGTCATTAGCTTAGAGTATGAAGCATATCTAccaatggcagaaaatgagataAGAAAAATTTGTAGTGACATTAGACAGAAGTGGCCAGTCAGACACATAGCAGTGTTTCATCGACTTGG CTTGGTTCCAGTGACAGAAGCAAGCGTTATCATTGCTGTGTCCTCAGCCCACAGGGCTGCATCCCTTGAAGCTGTGAGCTATGCCATTGATGCTTTAAAAGCCAGGGTGCCCATATGGAAAAAG GAAATCTATGAAGAATCATCATCATcttggaaaagaaacaaagaatgctTTTGGGCAACCAGTGTTTAA
- the MOCS2 gene encoding molybdopterin synthase catalytic subunit isoform X3, which yields MSSLEISSSCFSQETKLPLSLPLVEGSTFAAPGKDMNEVEEKSNDIIKFTSEKLSVDEVSQLVISPLCGAISLFVGTTRNNFEGKKVISLEYEAYLPMAENEIRKICSDIRQKWPVRHIAVFHRLGLVPVTEASVIIAVSSAHRAASLEAVSYAIDALKARVPIWKKEIYEESSSSWKRNKECFWATSV from the exons ATGTCGAGCTTGGAGATCAGCTCCTCCTGCTTCAGTCAGGAGACGAAATTGCCGTTATCCCTCCCATTAGTGGAGGGTAGTACTTTTGCGGCACCTGG AAAAGATATGAATGAAGTTGAAGAGAAATCTAACGATATAATAAAATTCACATCTGAGAAACTTTCAGTAGATGAAGTCTCACAGCTGGTGATTTCTCCACTCTGTGGCGCAATATCCCTATTTGTAG ggactACAAGGAATAATTTCGAAGGGAAAAAAGTCATTAGCTTAGAGTATGAAGCATATCTAccaatggcagaaaatgagataAGAAAAATTTGTAGTGACATTAGACAGAAGTGGCCAGTCAGACACATAGCAGTGTTTCATCGACTTGG CTTGGTTCCAGTGACAGAAGCAAGCGTTATCATTGCTGTGTCCTCAGCCCACAGGGCTGCATCCCTTGAAGCTGTGAGCTATGCCATTGATGCTTTAAAAGCCAGGGTGCCCATATGGAAAAAG GAAATCTATGAAGAATCATCATCATcttggaaaagaaacaaagaatgctTTTGGGCAACCAGTGTTTAA
- the MOCS2 gene encoding molybdopterin synthase catalytic subunit isoform X4, with protein sequence MNEVEEKSNDIIKFTSEKLSVDEVSQLVISPLCGAISLFVGTTRNNFEGKKVISLEYEAYLPMAENEIRKICSDIRQKWPVRHIAVFHRLGLVPVTEASVIIAVSSAHRAASLEAVSYAIDALKARVPIWKKEIYEESSSSWKRNKECFWATSV encoded by the exons ATGAATGAAGTTGAAGAGAAATCTAACGATATAATAAAATTCACATCTGAGAAACTTTCAGTAGATGAAGTCTCACAGCTGGTGATTTCTCCACTCTGTGGCGCAATATCCCTATTTGTAG ggactACAAGGAATAATTTCGAAGGGAAAAAAGTCATTAGCTTAGAGTATGAAGCATATCTAccaatggcagaaaatgagataAGAAAAATTTGTAGTGACATTAGACAGAAGTGGCCAGTCAGACACATAGCAGTGTTTCATCGACTTGG CTTGGTTCCAGTGACAGAAGCAAGCGTTATCATTGCTGTGTCCTCAGCCCACAGGGCTGCATCCCTTGAAGCTGTGAGCTATGCCATTGATGCTTTAAAAGCCAGGGTGCCCATATGGAAAAAG GAAATCTATGAAGAATCATCATCATcttggaaaagaaacaaagaatgctTTTGGGCAACCAGTGTTTAA